From the genome of Psychrilyobacter atlanticus DSM 19335, one region includes:
- the amaP gene encoding alkaline shock response membrane anchor protein AmaP, with the protein MFMKFIFGIAWIGIFILAVLGIYIGMFPAYLEILDFNSLITRGAVAGVSLVYLLLFVEKLINLFERPKELRMKTPNGMLKISSNSVNNIVKEVVGEHPKVRNLKVKNKTNGKKLKIFVSIDIMSSQSLSDDLNLIQQDIKDRIESYLDLSITEVELRVTKLIKDKSNNGRGD; encoded by the coding sequence ATGTTTATGAAATTTATTTTTGGAATAGCTTGGATAGGAATATTCATCTTAGCTGTACTTGGGATATATATAGGGATGTTTCCGGCATACTTAGAGATATTGGATTTTAACAGCCTAATAACCAGAGGTGCTGTAGCAGGAGTATCACTTGTTTATCTACTACTATTTGTAGAAAAATTGATAAATCTTTTTGAAAGACCAAAAGAATTAAGGATGAAAACTCCTAATGGAATGTTGAAAATATCTTCAAATTCTGTAAATAATATAGTAAAAGAAGTGGTAGGAGAGCATCCAAAAGTTAGAAATTTAAAAGTAAAAAATAAAACTAATGGAAAAAAATTGAAAATTTTTGTATCTATTGATATAATGTCTAGTCAGTCCCTTTCGGATGACCTTAATTTAATCCAGCAAGATATTAAAGATCGGATTGAAAGTTATTTAGATTTGAGTATAACAGAAGTTGAACTTAGAGTAACTAAGTTAATTAAAGATAAATCTAATAATGGAAGAGGTGATTAA